A stretch of DNA from Aurantiacibacter atlanticus:
GGCGCAGGTGGCGGATCATTGGTCCAATGGGCGGGCTTGTTGAAGCCTTCGGGCCGTCTGGTCGCGCGTTTTGTCATGCCTGTAACATGGGCGCTCTGGCGCTGGCGTGCAACTGGCCCTAGGGGCAGGGCGATGGAAACGGTCCCCGGAAGTGGTGCGCGCAAGGCCGCGCTCAAGATGCTCGATGCGGTGCTGCGTCGTGGCGAAACGATGGAACAGGCGGGCGGTGCGGCCAATGGTCTGCCCAATTTTGCCGATCGCGCATTGGCTCGCGCTATCGCAGGGGAAGTGTTGCGCTGGCTGGTCGATCTCGATGCGCTGATTGATTCTGCCACGGCCAAACCATTGCCCGAAGATGCCAAGGCGCGCATGGTGCTGCGCATGATGCTGGCCCAATGGCTGCGGCTGGACACCCCGCCGCATGCCGTGGTGGCAACCGCGCTGCCGCTGCTGGCAGGTGGGCCAAAGCGGCTTGCGCATGGCGTATTTGCAACGCTGACGCGTGGAGAGGCCAGGCTGCCACATATACCGACCCTGCCGCCTGAAGTGGCGGCACGTTGGGGCGAACGGGCCGAACCGATTGCAGCGGGAATTGGCCAGCCGCCGCCGCTGGATCTTACGCTTAGATCGGATGGCACGGCCGATGTTCCAGAAGGCGAAAGCCTTGCCTTGCTGCATCGCCGCCTGCCGCGCGGAACAGCGGTGGAGAATTTGCCGGGGTTCGAAAAGGGCGCATGGTGGGTGCAGGACCTAGCCGCATCGCTGCCCGCGCGCCTGCTGGGACAGGGCGCGGGCAGGCGCGCACTGGATTTGTGTGCCGCGCCGGGCGGCAAGACGCTGCAACTCGCCAGCGCCGGTTGGCAGGTGACCGCGCTTGACAATTCCTCGCGCAGGCTGGAGCGGCTGCGACAAAATCTGGCGCGCACCGGATTGTCTGCCGACATTGTGGAAGCCGATGCAATGGGGTGGGAGCCGGATGGTCTGTTCGATGCAATTCTGCTCGACGCACCGTGCACGGCCACAGGCACGTGTCGCCGCAATCCGGATGTGATCCATCGCATCGGGCCGCGCCAGATCGAAGCGATGGCCGTCCTTCAGGGGCAATTGCTGGAACGGGCTGCAAACTGGATCGCGCCGGGGGGCACGCTTGTTTACGCCACCTGCTCCCTGGAACGGGAAGAGGGCGAGGACATTGCTTCTGCCTGCGATTTGACAGCCGATCCGTTAAGCGCGGAAGAGCTTCCTGCCGGCATCGTCCCGAAGCCTGAAGGCTGGGTCCGCACCGATCCCGGCATATTGGCTGAACATGGTGGAATGGACGGCTTTTTCATCGCACGATGGCGCGGCTGAAAACCGGCCAGGGGTTGATGGCCCTGGTTAACGCGGTTTCTGTATGCGCCCTCGGGTGCATTGCAAGGCAGAGGCTGACCGCGCGCGAACACGGCTATAACCTCAAGTTCACTTGATCCTGTTAACTTATGGCAGGAACGCCACTGCAGACTGCGCCGGGCCTTAAGACTTTACCTTGCCAGCAAAGCTCTTGCGCAGCTTCATCAATTTGGGTGGTATCAATGCCATGCAATAGGGGTTTCGCTGGCCTTCGCCCTCCCAATATTCCTGGTGGTAGTCTTCAGCCGGATACCACGTGGCCGGGCCTTCGATAGTGGTCACAGCTTCGCCATCATGGCTTTCATTCCAGCGCGCTATGGCTGCTTCGGCTTCAGCGCGTTGGCTATCGTCCAGCGGGAAGATCGCGCTGCGATATTGGGTGCCGACATCATTGCCCTGACGGTTGAGCTGACTGGGATCATGCGTGCCCATGAACATGTCAAATATTTCCGACAGGCTGACCTGATCAGGATCGAAAGTGACCTTAACCGCCTCGGCATGACCGGTGCTGCCAGAGCATACAGCCTTATAAGTCGGGTTTTCTACAGAACCGCCGATATAGCCGCTTTCCACAGCATCCACGCCGATCACGTCCTTGAACACAGCCTCGGTGCACCAAAAGCAGCCACCGGCCACAATCACAGTCTCGCTCATCGCTTTAATCTCCTTTGACTTGCAAGATGGGGAGGCGGGCATCGCTTGTCATCCTCACGCCGCTGTATAGTGAAGATGCACAGGCACATATCGGGAGACAATTCATGCGCCCTACACATTTTTTCGCCGCCACTTTTCTTGCCGCCGCCACTTGCGCGATGGCTGCCCCTGCCGCAGCGCAGGATAATCCTGCACCTTCACTGGAAACCGTGCTGGCCGCCGAAGTGCGCACCGATGAAAGCTCACGCGATCAATATCGCCGCCCTGCCGAAACGCTCGCCTTCTTTCAGGTGGAGTCCGATATGAATGTGGTGGAATATGGGCCGGGCGGCGGGTGGTACAGCCGCGTTCTGCTCCCGTGGATTGCGCCTTCGGGAAAATATATGGCAATGCGGGGTGACAGCAGCACGCTCTCCTTTTCCAGTCGCGCAGCACAGGTGCGTACGATGGGCTGGCCAGAGGCATTTCCTGCCGCAATCACTGAAAACCTAGCTCAGAGCGCCGGCGATGTAACCGCTTTTGAAAGTGATGAAATACCCGATGGCGTCGCAGGCACGGTGGACCGTGTGCTGGTTATCCGTTCCCTGCATTCCCTTCTCGGCAGCAATGTTGCCGATGGGGAATTGCGCATTATCCGTTCGCTGCTGAAGGATGACGGGATGGTCGGCGTGGTGCAGCACCGCGCACCCGAAACAGCTAGTTTCGAACACGGCAACGGGTCGCGCGGTTATTTACGCCAATCGGATGTGGTACGCCTGTTCGAGCTCCACGGCTTTGAACTGGTTGAGGCATCGGAACTGAACGCCAATCCGGATGATACTGCGAATTGGGAGGCGGGTGTGTGGACATTGCCGCCGGTACTGCGTTTGGGAGAACAGGACCGCGATCGCTATCTCGGCATTGGTGAAAGCGATCGTATGACCTTGCTGTTTCGCAAGCGCGATTGACAAATGAAGGTGGCGATGCTCCAAATGAGATATTATTACATTAGGAGCATCGCTATGAATTATAAAATCTTTTTATGCACCGCATCGGCGCTTCTGCTGTCTGCTTGCTCAGACACGGTCCATGATCCGCGCGGGGTGGAGAAGAACGAAACGCTGCTTTCGGTCAGTGCCAGTGGCGAAGCCGATATGCGCCCTGATGAGGCGCGCTTTCAGGCAGGCGTGCAAAATTGGGCTGGCAATGCGCAGGCCGCTTCTGAACAAACGCAAACCGAAATTGCAGATATCGTTGCGGCTTTGCGCGCGCTGGAAATTGCCGAAGACGACATCCAGACTAGCGCTGTCAATGTTCAGCGCATTGATTATGGCGACCGGCGCGGGCAATATCAGGCGTCCAACACGCTCAGCGTGCGCGTGCGCAATGTTGAACAGGCCGGCGCTGCGGTGACGGCGGTGACAGAGGTCGGCGCAAATATCGTGTCAGGTCCGGACTTGCGCCTCTCCGATCCCGAAGCCGCTGCCAATGCGGCCTATGGCAATGCCTATAAAAATGCCTTTGCGCGGGCTGAAGCCTATGCCGAGGCAGCGGGAATGGATGTCAGCCGCGTGCTCTATATTCGCGATGCGGGCGGCTCACAGGGAAGCTATTATCTGCGCGGTGCCACGCAAATCAGCGAAGCATTTGCCAATAACCCGCCACCACCTGTCGCGCCGCCACCGCCGCAAAGCAAGATGGTGTACCCTGAAGAAGGTATATCGCAAGGCACCATCATGCCGGGTCAGACGACCAGCGCAGTGAGCGTGCAAGTGGACTTCGCGCTCACTGAACAGTAACGCAGCGCCATGACCACGCTGACTGTTGCCGCCCTGCAAACCGACCTTTCTCATGAGGACGAGGCCACCAATATCGCGGCCATATCCGCACTTGTGGAAGAGGCTGCGGGAAAGGGCGCGCAGGTTATCTTGCCGCCCGAGCTGTTCTCCGGCCCCTATTTTTGCCGCGAGGAGAAGGACATGTTCTTCGCGCTTGCCCGCCCTGTTGCAGAACATCCCTCAGTCATCGCCATGCAGGCGCTGGCAAAACAGCTCAACGTCGCCATTCCGACCAGCTTTTTCGAACGTGACGGACACCATTATTACAATACGCTCGCCATGATCGGGCCTGATGGCGCAGTGATGGGCACCTATCGCAAAAGCCACATTCCCGATGGGCCGGGCTATGAAGAAAAATTCTATTTCCGTCCCGGCAATGATGGCTTCAAAGTGTGGGACATCTTTGGCGCGCGCATCGGCATCGGCATTTGCTGGGATCAATGGTATCCCGAAACCGCCCGTGTGCTGGCGTTAAAGGGTGCTCAGGTGCTGTTCTACCCCACTGCAATCGGCAGCGAACCCAAGGATGCGGACATGGACACAAGCCGAATGTGGCGCCGCGCCATGATAGGCCATGCCGTCTCCAATTGCATGCCCGTTGTCGCCGCCAACCGCATCGGGCACGAAGGATCGCAGGACGCGGGCAATACATTCTATGGGCACAGCTTCATCGCTGATGAATGGGGTGATATGCTGGCGGAATTCGGCGCGCAGGAAACCGGAGTGCTGGTGGCTGAGCTGGATCTCGCTGCCGCTCGCCAACACCGCGCCAGTTGGGGCTTCTTCCGCGATCGTCGGCCGCAGTTATACGGACGCATCGCTGAAGATATATGAGCGAGGGCCCGAGGTGGGCAAACATGGCTACATCATCGCACTGGGCAGCAACCAGAGGCATCCGGGCTACGGAAGGCCCCCGCAAATCCTGCGCGCTGCCGCAATTGTGATTGCTGAGCAGATAGGCGAGGTGCGCGCTTTATCTCCGGTCATCACCAGCGCCCCTGTCGGCCCGTCACAGCGGCGCTATGCCAATGGTGCGCTTGTGCTGGAAACCGATCTGGCACCTCTGGATTTACTAGCCGGCCTCCATGTAATCGAAGCACATTTCGGAAGAAAGCGGCGCGGGCAGCCGTGGCGTTCCCGACCGCTTGATTGCGATATCGTGCTGTGGAGCGGCGGCATATACGCCGCGCCCGATCTGGCCATCCCACACCCGCAGTTTCGCACACGGGACTTTGTGCTCGGCCCTGCCGCCGCCATCGCGCCTTGTTGGCGAGATCCGCTTACCGGGCTGACGATACGTCAGCTGGCATGTCGGCTGGCGAAACCACAGGGGGTGGACAGGTGATGAATTTCCAACAGCATGAACCTAATTATGGCGCTAACCCACCTTGACCGGTCCACGCCCTGTCCCTAGGTGATCGCGCGGACACAGTCCGCACCCAATGGGGGCCCTTAGCTCAGTCGGTAGAGCAACTGACTTTTAATCAGTAGGTCGCTGGTTCGAACCCAGCAGGGCTCACCATTTTGTGCTTGGATCTGCCATGTCTTCTTGGAACTTGCGAACGGGTGGTCGATGACCTGCTCTGATCAGGGCGTTTCCGGTGGCTGGTCCTCTTCTTCCAGCACGGCGACCATCGGAGTCGTGCGCGGATGCGCGCGGAAGCTTTGCTGGTCCTCTTCTGGCACGGGCGCGCTATTCGCCATGCGCCAGAGGCTGAAGCCCAGGGCGATTAAGGCGATGGCGCCTATGGCGGCGAACAGGCCGCCGGGTCCGATCAGCATCATGCCAAGCGACCCTGTCAGCGGGCCTGCCACTGCGCCAACCGAATAGGCGAGGACAAGACCGCCGCTGGCACCCACGCGGTGGTCATCCTCCAGATGATCATTCGTATGGGCCACACACAGAGGGTAGAGTGTAAAAGCGAAGCCTCCGAACAGCCCGCCCAGAACGATGGTTGCAGCTGAATTACCGGCCACGAGATACATGCCTGTGCTTAACGCCACCACGCCCGCAAAACAGCCCAGGATGACCTTGCGGCGATCAACTCTGTCGGACAGCAGGCCCAGCGGCCATTGCAGCGCCACGCCGCCTGCAATCACCACGAAGGTGAACAGCGCCACCAGTGCCACATCCATGCCGGTTCGGCTGACATAGACCGCGCCCAGCGCATAGAAAGCGCCCAGCATCGCCCCTGTCGCTACCGTGCCGACGATCCCCAGCGGGGAAGCCTGATAGAGTTTTCGGGCAGAAAAGGGAGCCAGCGGCTCCTGCTCCGGCTGATCCATGTAGGTTAGCACCACGGGCAAGGTCGCCAGCGACAGCAGGATGGCCGAAAGCATGAATGGCAATGATGGAGAATTGTCAGCCAGATTGAGAAGGAATTGCCCGCCAGCCTGCCCACTATATAAAACGACCATATAGGATGCGAGAATAGCGCTGCGGCTGGCAGGACTGGCCTTTTTGTTGAGCCAGCTTTCAAGGCATACGAACACGCCCGACATGACAAAGCCATCCACAAAGCGCAGCGCCACCCACATGGGAGCATAAAGCGTCAGCGCATAGGTGAGACTGCTGGCAGAAAACAGCGTTACGAAAGCGGCAAAAGAGCGGATATGCCCAACCCGCGCAAGCAGGCGCGGCACCCGCAGCGAACCCGCAATCAGTCCGGCGAAATAGGCAGTGGCGACGATGCCGATGGTAATGGCGCTGGCGCCATCCTGTTCAAGCCTGATGGCGATCAGCGTCGACAGGAAACCGCTGCCGGCCATGATCATGAAAATCGCCAGCAGCAGTGAACGGACAGGCAGGACATGGGTGAGCATTCTGCCTGCCCCATGCGATATCGGCTCGCCGGTTGCAAACCCTGACTGCATGCTTTTGCCGTTGCGGCAGTTGAACTGCCCGGGCCTACCGCTCCTGCAAGGATTGACGCGTGGTTTTGAGGAGCGGCTTGGTGAGATATTCCCAGACCGTCTGTGATCCGGTGAGGATTTCTGCCGTTGCTGTCATGCCCGGTTGCAGATCAATCGCGCCTCCGCCTTCGCGCGGACGCATGGTGGCGGTATCGACTTCCAGATTGACGCGGTAATAGGTGTTGACCGTTCCGTCGTCGCGCTTCTCTGACAGGGTATCAGGGCTGATGAAAACGACTTCACCATCGCCGGAACCATAAACCGCATTGTCAAAGGCATCGAAATTGACGCGCGCGCGCTGGCCGATCTGGACGAAGGCGATATCGCGTGGCGGCACCTGCGCTTCGACGATCAGGCGTTCACCCGTCGGCACGATTTGCAACACCTCGTCGCCGGGCGCCAGCACGCCGCCGACTGTGGTGAGGCGTACGTTTTTCACAATCCCGTCGGTCGGCGCCACGAGCGAGGCGGAGCGCAGACTGTCATCACGCTGGGTCAACTGCTGGCGGGCAGCGACCAGCTCTTCTTCTGTCTGGGCAAACTCTGTCTGCAAATCGCGGACATATTGCGCCTGGATGTTCGAGATGCGCCCTTGGGTTTCGACGATAGATCGCTCCATGCGGATAATCTCTGCACCCGCCACGTCCCCTGTTTCGACCAGCGGCAGATTGAGATCGAGCTCCTGCTGCTGCAATTGAGCCATGTCGCGCAAGGCGCGCAATTCGGCCGCATGGGCAATCTGGCGACGGCGGAACAATTGGCGCTGGTTGGCGGTAAATTCAGGGAAGCCGGCAAGGCTTGCGGGAAAGTGAAGCTCCTTGTCGAACAATTCGGCATCAATGCGCGCCATCCGGCTTTGCAGCGCGGCCACGCGCGCGCGCGCCTCATTCACGCCGGCGGTAAGTTGCACAGTATCAAGCTCGACCAGCAATTGCCCCTGCCGCACCATATCGCCTTCGCGCACATTGATGGCGCTGATTGCGCCGCCTCCCTCGCTCTGCACGATCTGGACGCGGGCGAAGGGCACCACGCGACCCGGCGCGCGGGTCACCTGGTCCAGCTCGGCCCATTGCGCCCAGCCGATGAATGCCAGCAGTGTAATGGCGATGACGATGATGATCCAGTGCTCGGGCCGCAGAGCTTTCCTCACGATATCTTCCCGCCCGCCCTGGATGTTGTCACAGTGCCTTCAGGCGATGATCTTGCGCCACCCGGCCTGGGGGGCAAAAGCTCACGCAGCACATCCTGCGTTGGCCCGTCGCGCACGATCTTGCCGTTCGCCATGGCGATGACGCGGGTAAAGCGCGGGAGCAATTGCAGCTTGTGTGTCACCATCACCATGATGTTATCATCAGCCAACGCATCGTCTATCGCCTGCAGTGCGGCTGTTTCGGTGGCCTGATCAAGCGACGATGTAGGTTCGTCGAGTAGCCAGATATCGGGCCGAGCAAGCAGCAGGCGGTGAATGCCGACAAGACTTCGCTGGCCACCGGAAAGGCCACGCCCGCCTTCCTGTATCTGCAAGGCCAGCCCTTCGGATCGCGCAGCGATCATGGTGTCGAGCCTTGTGCTGCGCGCGACCTCCATGATGTCCTCATCCCCGACATCGCCGAGGCCCATTGCCAGATTGTCGCGCAGCGTGCCGTTCACCAGCCGCGCATCCTGTGCGACATAACCAATGTGGCGGCGCGCTACATCTTCGGCCACCTGCCCAAGATCCAGCCCGCCCAGCAAGACGGTGCCATGCTGCGGTGAATAAAGACCAGAAAGCAGTTTGAGGAGCGTTGATTTGCCCGAGCCGATGCCCCCCACAACCGCGATTTTTTCACCCGGAGAAATCTGGAGAGTTTCGATTTCCGCGGCGGGCCGCTGCGTTGCGGGATAGGCGAAGACCGCATCTCTGATGGCATAAGCGCCAGAAAGCGTGTCAGGGCGCAAGGCACCGGCACTGGTGGCCGGATCAAGCGGCAGTTTCAATATACCATCAAGCGCCTGCAAGGAACTGCGCGCATAACCCCATTGCACGATGAGATTGGGCAATTGTGCCACCAGCGGCCCGTTGATGCGTCCGGCAATAATGGAACAGGCCAGCAACGCGCCGGTGGTGATCTGGCCATTGGCTGCAAGATATGCGCCCCAGCCCATGATTGCGACATAGGCCGCCTGTTGCAAGGTTGAAAACAGTGATGAGGCGACGGCAGATGCCCGCTTCACAGGGTCCTCGTAATGGTGAATTTCGCGGACCAGCCTGTTCCACCGGCCCATCATGAACCAGCCGCCGCGATTGGCCTTCACCGTTTCTGTAGCATCGAGCGCTTCGACCAGCATGCCGTTTTTACGATTGCCGCTTACCTGAGCGCGATCAGTACCTTTCCTAATGATGCGTGACAGGATCATCGCGAAGATAATCGCCAGCGGCAGGCTGATGATTGGAACCAGCGCCAGCTTTCCGCCGATCATGGCGATAACCGCGATGAACAGGAGCGCGAAAGGCAGGTCCGCGAGCATGAAGAGCGATCCCGAAGACAGGACCTGCCGGATTTGTTCCTGCCCGCGCAATTGCGCTGCCATTGTGCCGATGCCGGGCGGCCGCGCATCTAGCCGGATGGCCTGTGCGCGGGCAAAAAAGAACTCGCTCACTTCGGCGTCGATATCCTGTGCTTCACGCTCGATCAGAATCGCACGCAGACTGCGCAGGCAAAGATCCAGCGTCAGCGCAAAGGCCACGCCTGCCGTCAGCACGAACAGCGTATCGAAACTGGCCAGCGGAATAACCCGGTCATAAAGCTGCATTGAATACAGCGATGTCGCCAGCGTCAGGAGATTGGCGAAGACAGTGGCGATGCCGGCCATGATCAATGGCTGTTTGCGCCGCTTGATCGCCCGCCAGAACACAGAGATCGCCCTGTCGGCATCGCTCGACAGGGGATCGGGCAGGTCGATCGTGAAGAAATGCAGGTCTTCATGATAGGGCAGGCTGGCGCGCTCTCCTACCAGGGCCATGCTTTCGCTGTCATCCCATTGCTGCACAACCGCCCAGCCGCTGCCAGGATCATGGGCGAGAAGCGGGAATTGGTCAGGTCGCGGGCGTCCGCTGACGCGCCGTGCCGGTTCCCAGCCAAGGGCTGCCACCATGCCGGGCAGTGCGTCTACCCCTTCGGCTAGTTCCACTTCGCGTAATTCAGCATTCCATTGTGGCGCCAGCGGTTTGCCCGTTGCACGCGCGAAATTTGCCATTGCGCGTTCAATATCGGCCCCGTTCACTGCAGCGCTCCCTGCGACCCGAATGGCCGCCAGCGACAGGTTAGCGCGAGAATTCGTGCCGTGCCCTGGGCGGCAGCAACGCGTGCATCCATTTCGGAAAGGCGTGCGCTGGTTGCCTCGCGCGTGGCATTCATCACGTCAAGCCAGCTGCGCCTGCCCGCAATGAACTGGCGCCGGTAGCTTTCTATGATCTGCGCTGCGGTATCTGCTGCCATGACCCCCGCCTCGACCCGCGCCCGCGAAGCACGCACGAGGACATAATCGCGGCGCAATTGTTCGCGCAATTGCCGTTCTGCATCGCCAAATTCGGCGAGGGCGCGCTGGATGCGGGCCTTGGATGTGTCGATGGCGGTGAATTGCGAAAGCCCATTGCCCATCTGTGCTCGCAAAACGATGGCGGCGCGCGCGCCGGTAATTTCGTTCTGCGATAATTGCAGAAGAAGCTGCGGCCATAATTGGGAGCGGGCGATGTCCTTGTCCGCCTCTGCCACGTCGATCAGATCGGTAAGCGCGGCGAGACTGGGGCTGCAGGCAAGCGCCTCTGCCAACGCGAGCTCTTCAGTAGGAAGAATATCAGCCACGCTCGACGGCGGCAATACTGGCTCTATCGCCACCCCGCCTGTCAGTTCCAGCAGGCGGACACGGGCGCTGCTGCGCCCCTCATCTGCAAGTGCGCGTTCCAGTTCGACCTGTGCGGTGCGCGATCGGCCTAGCGTAA
This window harbors:
- a CDS encoding RsmB/NOP family class I SAM-dependent RNA methyltransferase; this encodes METVPGSGARKAALKMLDAVLRRGETMEQAGGAANGLPNFADRALARAIAGEVLRWLVDLDALIDSATAKPLPEDAKARMVLRMMLAQWLRLDTPPHAVVATALPLLAGGPKRLAHGVFATLTRGEARLPHIPTLPPEVAARWGERAEPIAAGIGQPPPLDLTLRSDGTADVPEGESLALLHRRLPRGTAVENLPGFEKGAWWVQDLAASLPARLLGQGAGRRALDLCAAPGGKTLQLASAGWQVTALDNSSRRLERLRQNLARTGLSADIVEADAMGWEPDGLFDAILLDAPCTATGTCRRNPDVIHRIGPRQIEAMAVLQGQLLERAANWIAPGGTLVYATCSLEREEGEDIASACDLTADPLSAEELPAGIVPKPEGWVRTDPGILAEHGGMDGFFIARWRG
- the msrA gene encoding peptide-methionine (S)-S-oxide reductase MsrA, giving the protein MSETVIVAGGCFWCTEAVFKDVIGVDAVESGYIGGSVENPTYKAVCSGSTGHAEAVKVTFDPDQVSLSEIFDMFMGTHDPSQLNRQGNDVGTQYRSAIFPLDDSQRAEAEAAIARWNESHDGEAVTTIEGPATWYPAEDYHQEYWEGEGQRNPYCMALIPPKLMKLRKSFAGKVKS
- a CDS encoding class I SAM-dependent methyltransferase, with amino-acid sequence MRPTHFFAATFLAAATCAMAAPAAAQDNPAPSLETVLAAEVRTDESSRDQYRRPAETLAFFQVESDMNVVEYGPGGGWYSRVLLPWIAPSGKYMAMRGDSSTLSFSSRAAQVRTMGWPEAFPAAITENLAQSAGDVTAFESDEIPDGVAGTVDRVLVIRSLHSLLGSNVADGELRIIRSLLKDDGMVGVVQHRAPETASFEHGNGSRGYLRQSDVVRLFELHGFELVEASELNANPDDTANWEAGVWTLPPVLRLGEQDRDRYLGIGESDRMTLLFRKRD
- a CDS encoding SIMPL domain-containing protein, whose protein sequence is MNYKIFLCTASALLLSACSDTVHDPRGVEKNETLLSVSASGEADMRPDEARFQAGVQNWAGNAQAASEQTQTEIADIVAALRALEIAEDDIQTSAVNVQRIDYGDRRGQYQASNTLSVRVRNVEQAGAAVTAVTEVGANIVSGPDLRLSDPEAAANAAYGNAYKNAFARAEAYAEAAGMDVSRVLYIRDAGGSQGSYYLRGATQISEAFANNPPPPVAPPPPQSKMVYPEEGISQGTIMPGQTTSAVSVQVDFALTEQ
- the aguB gene encoding N-carbamoylputrescine amidase, which translates into the protein MTTLTVAALQTDLSHEDEATNIAAISALVEEAAGKGAQVILPPELFSGPYFCREEKDMFFALARPVAEHPSVIAMQALAKQLNVAIPTSFFERDGHHYYNTLAMIGPDGAVMGTYRKSHIPDGPGYEEKFYFRPGNDGFKVWDIFGARIGIGICWDQWYPETARVLALKGAQVLFYPTAIGSEPKDADMDTSRMWRRAMIGHAVSNCMPVVAANRIGHEGSQDAGNTFYGHSFIADEWGDMLAEFGAQETGVLVAELDLAAARQHRASWGFFRDRRPQLYGRIAEDI
- the folK gene encoding 2-amino-4-hydroxy-6-hydroxymethyldihydropteridine diphosphokinase, with amino-acid sequence MGKHGYIIALGSNQRHPGYGRPPQILRAAAIVIAEQIGEVRALSPVITSAPVGPSQRRYANGALVLETDLAPLDLLAGLHVIEAHFGRKRRGQPWRSRPLDCDIVLWSGGIYAAPDLAIPHPQFRTRDFVLGPAAAIAPCWRDPLTGLTIRQLACRLAKPQGVDR
- a CDS encoding MFS transporter; the protein is MLTHVLPVRSLLLAIFMIMAGSGFLSTLIAIRLEQDGASAITIGIVATAYFAGLIAGSLRVPRLLARVGHIRSFAAFVTLFSASSLTYALTLYAPMWVALRFVDGFVMSGVFVCLESWLNKKASPASRSAILASYMVVLYSGQAGGQFLLNLADNSPSLPFMLSAILLSLATLPVVLTYMDQPEQEPLAPFSARKLYQASPLGIVGTVATGAMLGAFYALGAVYVSRTGMDVALVALFTFVVIAGGVALQWPLGLLSDRVDRRKVILGCFAGVVALSTGMYLVAGNSAATIVLGGLFGGFAFTLYPLCVAHTNDHLEDDHRVGASGGLVLAYSVGAVAGPLTGSLGMMLIGPGGLFAAIGAIALIALGFSLWRMANSAPVPEEDQQSFRAHPRTTPMVAVLEEEDQPPETP
- a CDS encoding HlyD family efflux transporter periplasmic adaptor subunit, yielding MRKALRPEHWIIIVIAITLLAFIGWAQWAELDQVTRAPGRVVPFARVQIVQSEGGGAISAINVREGDMVRQGQLLVELDTVQLTAGVNEARARVAALQSRMARIDAELFDKELHFPASLAGFPEFTANQRQLFRRRQIAHAAELRALRDMAQLQQQELDLNLPLVETGDVAGAEIIRMERSIVETQGRISNIQAQYVRDLQTEFAQTEEELVAARQQLTQRDDSLRSASLVAPTDGIVKNVRLTTVGGVLAPGDEVLQIVPTGERLIVEAQVPPRDIAFVQIGQRARVNFDAFDNAVYGSGDGEVVFISPDTLSEKRDDGTVNTYYRVNLEVDTATMRPREGGGAIDLQPGMTATAEILTGSQTVWEYLTKPLLKTTRQSLQER
- a CDS encoding ATP-binding cassette domain-containing protein; amino-acid sequence: MNGADIERAMANFARATGKPLAPQWNAELREVELAEGVDALPGMVAALGWEPARRVSGRPRPDQFPLLAHDPGSGWAVVQQWDDSESMALVGERASLPYHEDLHFFTIDLPDPLSSDADRAISVFWRAIKRRKQPLIMAGIATVFANLLTLATSLYSMQLYDRVIPLASFDTLFVLTAGVAFALTLDLCLRSLRAILIEREAQDIDAEVSEFFFARAQAIRLDARPPGIGTMAAQLRGQEQIRQVLSSGSLFMLADLPFALLFIAVIAMIGGKLALVPIISLPLAIIFAMILSRIIRKGTDRAQVSGNRKNGMLVEALDATETVKANRGGWFMMGRWNRLVREIHHYEDPVKRASAVASSLFSTLQQAAYVAIMGWGAYLAANGQITTGALLACSIIAGRINGPLVAQLPNLIVQWGYARSSLQALDGILKLPLDPATSAGALRPDTLSGAYAIRDAVFAYPATQRPAAEIETLQISPGEKIAVVGGIGSGKSTLLKLLSGLYSPQHGTVLLGGLDLGQVAEDVARRHIGYVAQDARLVNGTLRDNLAMGLGDVGDEDIMEVARSTRLDTMIAARSEGLALQIQEGGRGLSGGQRSLVGIHRLLLARPDIWLLDEPTSSLDQATETAALQAIDDALADDNIMVMVTHKLQLLPRFTRVIAMANGKIVRDGPTQDVLRELLPPRPGGARSSPEGTVTTSRAGGKIS
- a CDS encoding TolC family protein encodes the protein MRVFLRTVPYACLILTASSVSAQITPANSVEEGKGGQEPAVNVAQAYGPPAIAAELARAPPPVAIPDPLDLAAALAAATHPLVDASEAEAEALGSEYRGARWLRYPSLSVEALAATEGSSFADQDGLALNAILEQPVWTGGRISGQIDRARSTLRAGEDRVTEAQRNIVLRVVEAYYDLVRSHERFAVIDASLEEHGTLLGSIGRRVEQQVSPAADLTLGRSRTAQVELERALADEGRSSARVRLLELTGGVAIEPVLPPSSVADILPTEELALAEALACSPSLAALTDLIDVAEADKDIARSQLWPQLLLQLSQNEITGARAAIVLRAQMGNGLSQFTAIDTSKARIQRALAEFGDAERQLREQLRRDYVLVRASRARVEAGVMAADTAAQIIESYRRQFIAGRRSWLDVMNATREATSARLSEMDARVAAAQGTARILALTCRWRPFGSQGALQ